GCCAGGCCGATAAGTATCAAGTTCCGCGTCTTGCGTTCATGAACAAGATGGACCGTATCGGCGCGGACTTTTATATGAGCGTCCAGAGCATGATCGACCGGCTCGGCGCAAACCCGGTGCCGATTCAGATCCCCATCGGCGCAGAGGACAAGTTTCGCGGATGCATTGACCTGGTCAAGATGAAGGCCGTCCTGTTCAACGACGAGACCCTCGGTGCCAAATATACTGTTGATGAAATCCCGGCAGACCTTCTGTCCAAGGCAAAAGAGTACCGGGATAAAATGATCGAGAAGATTGCCGACGCTGACGACACGGTGATGGAGAAGTTCCTGAACGGTGAGCAGCCTACGGAAGCAGAGATCATGGCCGCGATCCGCAAGGGAACGATTGCCATGAGCCTCTTTCCGGTCATCTGCGGATCGGCGTTCAAGAACAAGGGAGTGCAGCTGTTGCTCGATGCGGTAGTGGACTATCTCCCGTCACCGCTGGACATCCCTCCGGTAACAGGCATCGGCCCCAAGGGCGAGGAAGTGGTTCGCACTGCTTCCGACAGCGAGCCTTTTGCCGGCATAGCATTCAAGATCATGACCGATCCCTTTGTGGGCCAGCTTACGTTCATCCGGGTCTATTCCGGGACGCTGACATCCGGGTCGTATGTGTACAACTCTTCCAAGGGAACGAGGGAGCGAGTCGGCAGGCTGCTAAAAATGCACGCGAACAAGCGTGAAGAGATAGAGCAGATCTACTCCGGAGACATCTGTGCTGCGGTAGGACTCAAGAGCACGCTTACGGGTCATACGCTCTGCGATGAAAATAAACCGGTTATTTTGGAAGCCATGGTCTTCCCTGAGCCGGTCATCCATGTGGCTGTTGAGCCCAAGACCAAGGCAGACCAGGAAAAGTTGGGTTTCTCGCTCCAGAAGCTCATGCAGGAAGATCCGTCGTTCCGCGTGAGGACAGACCAGGAGACCGGGCAGGTCATCATCTCGGGCATGGGAGAGCTTCATCTGGAAATCATTGTTGACCGTCTGTTACGCGAGTTCAAAGTCGACGCGAATGTTGGCAAACCTCAGGTGGCGTACCGGGAAACGATTCGCAAGAAGGTAACAGCAGAAGGC
The Nitrospirota bacterium DNA segment above includes these coding regions:
- the fusA gene encoding elongation factor G; this encodes MARQYSLENTRNIGIMAHIDAGKTTTTERILYYTGVSYKIGEVHDGTAVMDWMVQEQERGITITSAATTCFWRDKRINIIDTPGHVDFTIEVERSLRVLDGAVAAFDSVSGVEPQSETVWRQADKYQVPRLAFMNKMDRIGADFYMSVQSMIDRLGANPVPIQIPIGAEDKFRGCIDLVKMKAVLFNDETLGAKYTVDEIPADLLSKAKEYRDKMIEKIADADDTVMEKFLNGEQPTEAEIMAAIRKGTIAMSLFPVICGSAFKNKGVQLLLDAVVDYLPSPLDIPPVTGIGPKGEEVVRTASDSEPFAGIAFKIMTDPFVGQLTFIRVYSGTLTSGSYVYNSSKGTRERVGRLLKMHANKREEIEQIYSGDICAAVGLKSTLTGHTLCDENKPVILEAMVFPEPVIHVAVEPKTKADQEKLGFSLQKLMQEDPSFRVRTDQETGQVIISGMGELHLEIIVDRLLREFKVDANVGKPQVAYRETIRKKVTAEGKYIRQTGGRGQYGHAVLELEPQEPGKGFEFVNKTVGGSVPKEYVMPIQKGIVEAMENGVIAGYPMVDIKATLVDGSYHDVDSSEMAFKIAGSMAFKEGANKASPALLEPIMAVEVVCAEEYMGDIIGDLSSRRGRVQGMNMRGAGRVITAQVPLSEMFGYSTDIRSKTQGRATYTMQFAHYEEVPKNISEQIIAKVKGETVKTR